The following coding sequences are from one Lolium rigidum isolate FL_2022 chromosome 6, APGP_CSIRO_Lrig_0.1, whole genome shotgun sequence window:
- the LOC124659645 gene encoding vacuolar cation/proton exchanger 1a-like, whose product MDHSGAAMMEAGGAPTRKESGRLPSRHGSHPHGHSGLARTAHGMSSSSLRKKSDATLVRKVPVASLRPVLANLQEVLLGTKLAVLFLAVPLAVAAQCFRFGQVWVFALSLIGLVPLAERVSFLTEQLALYTGPTIGGLLNATCGNATELIIALFALVEGKIEVVKCSLLGSVLSNLLLVLGTSLFCGGIKNLGSEQPYDRKQADVNTGLLVLGVLCQSLPLLLRYAVSSGEHAVATDTTVLELSRACCFIMLLAYVAYLFFQLKTHRQLFEPQEVEGGDEEEEEAVLGFGSALFWLILMTVVIAVLSEYVVGTIEPTSKSWGLSVSFISIILLPIVGNAAEHAGAIIFALKNKLDITLGVALGSATQISMFVVPLSVLVAWIMGIQMDLDFKLLETGSLFISVLVTAFTLQDGTSHYLKGVLLLLCYVVIGACFFVTRQPAHNANSNGILLDVPMGPMNVQIA is encoded by the exons ATGGATCACTCCggagcggcgatgatggaggcgggcGGCGCGCCGACGAGGAAGGAGTCCGGGCGCCTCCCGTCGCGGCACGGCAGCCACCCGCACGGCCACAGCGGGCTCGCCCGGACGGCGCACGGCatgtcctcctcgtcgctgcgcaAGAAGTCGGACGCCACGCTGGTGCGCAAGGTCCCCGTCGCCTCGCTCCGCCCGGTCCTGGCCAACCTCCAGGAGGTCCTCCTCGGCACCAAGCTCGCCGTGCTCTTCCTCGCCGtcccgctcgccgtcgccgcccagTGCTTCCGCTTCGGCCAG GTATGGGTGTTCGCCCTTAGTCTAATCGGCCTTGTTCCTCTCGCTGAGCGAGTCAGCTTCCTCACAGA GCAGCTTGCACTCTACACTGGCCCCACTA TCGGCGGGCTCCTGAACGCGACCTGCGGCAACGCGACGGAGCTCATCATCGCGCTGTTCGCGCTGGTGGAGGGTAAGATCGAGGTTGTCAAGTGCTCGCTGCTCGGCTCCGTGCTCTCTAACCTGCTCCTCGTCCTTGGTACCTCCCTTTTCTGCGGCGGCATCAAGAACCTCGGCTCCGAGCAGCCCTACGACAGG AAGCAAGCGGACGTGAACACGGGCCTGCTGGTCCTGGGCGTGCTGTGCCAGtcgctgccgctgctgctccgctacGCGGTGAGCTCCGGCGAGCACGCTGTGGCCACTGACACCACGGTGCTGGAGCTATCCCGGGCCTGCTGCTTCATCATGCTCCTCGCCTACGTCGCCTACCTCTTCTTCCAGCTCAAGACGCACCGCCAGCTCTTCGAGCCGCAGGAGGTGGAGGgcggtgacgaggaggaggaggaggccgtcctcgGCTTCGGGAGCGCCCTCTTCTGGCTCATCCTCATGACCGTCGTCATCGCAGTGCTCTCCGAGTACGTCGTCGGCACCATCGAGCCCACCTCCAAGTCATGGGGACTCTCCGTCAGCTTCATCAGCATCATCCTGCTCCCCATCGTTGGCAACGCCGCGGAGCACGCCGGAGCCATCATCTTCGCGCTCAAGAACAAGCTCGACATCACCCTCGGGGTGGCTTTGGGGTCGGCGACACAGATCTCCATGTTCGTG GTGCCATTGAGTGTCCTTGTCGCTTGGATCATGGGCATCCAGATGGATCTCGACTTCAAGCTGCTAGAGACCGGCTCCCTGTTCATCTCGGTGCTAGTTACAGCATTCACCCTCCAG GATGGCACATCGCATTACCTCAagggggtcctcctcctcctgtgcTACGTTGTCATCGGCGCTTGCTTCTTCGTTACCAGACAACCAGCAC ATAATGCAAACAGCAACGGCATCCTGCTAGATGTACCAATGGGTCCCATGAACGTCCAGATCGCATAA